GTGCTGAGATGCTCTTACTACATCAGCTTCTCAaactacttaaaaagaaaaagttacatCTCGTATCTGTGTTAAACAGGAATAATTGAAGTATTTTAAAtcattaaatgtttttctttattaaacAAGTTGCAATAAGATAGGCAGTTCTAACGTACTTAAAACAATAAAGGCAGTAAAATAAAGTGTAGCAACTGTACACGGTTCCTTTGTTGTCTTCAATAAATACCCCCATAGCTGTTTTTTTCCAGACAGCCCAGTATGTTATATATAAGCTATGTAGGCTTTTCGCAGCTCCCCTCTCACCCTCACTCAGATTCATTCCTTCCCCATTTGAATTGGCCTTTTAGACAGCCAAAATTTCCCCTCTCTTTTAAACATGTATACACACTGCTCGTTTGCATCCTGTATTTATATACAGACCTTCCCTTCAAGGGCCCCCCTgaatccctctctcccctccccccacacagagCTGCTACCGCCCCAAGTCCCTTTTTGGCAAAGCTGGGCATTTATCCCATTTGCTGTTGCCAATTGATGATGGACAAATACctagttttgccaaaaaagtcaggacgtCCAgggcagggcttaaaaaggggactgtcctggccaaaataggacgtatggtcaccctagactGTAATAaaagccacccagggagcctggggaaccccggaccctccacctgccctgggcgaggagccggggTGCCTGAGAACAGCCCCCGGCCCATGTCCCAGCTTCCCAGGGTGCGCTGTCTAGGACATGTGGAGGGTCTAggactccccacagcagcccaggctctctgggcagctcttaccacagcccGGCTTCTGgccaggccaggaggcagggccatggggggaaagggagaagcaAAGGATGGGGCTCcatggcggggtgtgtgtgtgtgggggggcaatgttctttgtgcccagggccccaataaatcttaattcaCCTCTGTCAAGGCCCCAAATGAAGAAACTGAATAAATAGCATCCAGCCATCCTGGGCCTAAACAAAACTCCCATGCAATCAGTGTCTGCCCTCCCTGGTCTGGGCTTAAAATCCTAGTCCATCCTGGGtccttccccaggaccctgtcCCTGTACAGAAGAGCGGGCTACAGGGTAATTCCCTGATCCTTTTACCCAGTAGCTGTCTACTGCTTCCTTCACCAGGGGACTCTGGGAAGCACCATGCAGCTATCCCAGAGAGCTCCCACCAGTACACATGtacccacacacatacactgtcCTAACTACTTCAAGGCTCTTTATAGAGGCCAGGTACTGTCTATGAGGCCCCATTGAGAGGCAGCTAATTAGTCACAGGTGAACTGAACCCAGTCCCTCTTAACAGGGCCAGTCATCCTATGACAGGATCCTTGCTATCCGTGGCCAGACAGGATATATAAGGAAGAAAAAACTGGGTCATAGGGGAAGAACACTGTGGCCTCTTTCTCCTTGGCTGGTTGAGGCAGGGAAAAGTCTGGGGATAGCAAGCAACATTTTTCAGCTgagtttttattttgtgttgtttATCTCCTTTGTTATAAACAATCTACCATGCAGGGACCTGGGCATGGAGTTTGCTTCCCTTTCTGGCTGCTGGAACAGCCCACCAGCCTACAGCGCTCAGATTCCCAAACTCAAGGTGCAGGTATGAAATGTATACATACAGAATTTATAGTTTGCAAAGATAATAAAAAGAACAAACATTGCCCCAAAACAAAGCGAATTaccaccacctccaccaccaccaccacagcctGAGAGGAGGGATGGACTTACCGTTGCCTAGGACCATGCCTGCACTACAGAATTGAACTGTTCCTAACTGAATGGGTGGTATAGAATTGGTTCAGGCACAAATGGCTCATCGTGACCCTCTCAGTTCACATTCTGAACCAATGAAGCTTTGCCCAGTGTCCAAACTAGCACTATTCTGAACAGTTCATTGTAGTATCTTTTCTAAGCTTCGCTCCCAGAGTTCCTGGCACCACTACCAGAGCAGTGCGTTCAGGGAGACATCAAAAGCCAGTAGTGAACAAACATAAGACAGACCATATTGGATCAGACAaatggtccagtatcctgtcttctgacagtggccggtgccggatgcttcagagtgaatgaacagaatagggcatttattgagtgatccatcccctatcgtcgagtcccagcatctggcagtcagaggcttagggacacccagaaaataggggctaatagccattgatggacatatcctctgTGAAcctatctcattctttttttgaacccagttatagttttggccttcacaacatcccctggcaatgagttccacaggttgtctttgcattatgtgaagaagtacttccttttgtttgttttaaacctgttgcgtattaatttcatcgggtgacccttggttcttgtgttatgtgaaggagtgaataacacttccttattcactttctccatgccattcatgATTGTGTAGACTTCTGTcacatctccccttagctgtctcttttcagacagtcccagtcttcttaatctctcctcatagggaatctgttccatacccctaatcatttttgttgcctttctctgtactttttccaattctaatatgtatatttttgagatggagtgactgTATGcagctgcatgcagtattcaaagtgtgggtgtaCCAGGGATATATATAGTGGTAttgtgatatttactgtcttattatctatcgcTTTCCTAATGGCTTCTAACATTCTgatagtttttttgactgctggttCACActgagcggatgctttcagagaactatctatgatgactccaagatctctttattgagtggtaacagctaatttagaccccatcattaggGTGCACTGTAGGAGAGTGGTTTGAATCACTACAATTTGGGCAAGTCTCCATCTACACTGGCACTAAAAGAATGCAGTAGTTTAGGCTGTCTAAAAGGAAGTTTAATCCAAATCGTTTCTTGGAACACGTTAACCATTCGGAGCACTTTTGTATGTGGACATGAGATATTTTACAAGTCTACTAGGGGGACTAAACGTTCTTAGAACAGTAAAATTCTCtagagtagacaaggccttacttgGCTGGATAAGGGGGAGAAGTGAATTCCTGAATCAAGGACCCTCTGCTGAGAACACGCTGCCACCAGCCACTGTGAAAATACATGTATCCTCCAGATGTTGCAGACATATGTACTGATGACAACCTTCACTGAAGCCTGAATTTTAGCTAACATCAGCCCAAATATATCTATCTGAAATTGTAGAGGCAGCTTCAAAACTGcttgaaagacacacacacacacagcatacaGTTTATTTAATCTCTTTAGTCAGCTGTCATGCACAGAGCTAATTGTATGGTGTGGCAGCTAGGATGATACAGGTATACTGTTTTTTATCATGCTTTCTCCAGAGAAGGGGAAGTTTTGGGCAGAACTACGGCACAGTGCTCTTAAGATGCATAGTTTACTGTACTTGTACATTAGGAAGCAGATTTTCGAAACTGCTAAgaactcagcagctcccattgacagcCATTAGGagctgaattatttttaaaatccagcctCTTATTTAGGATCTTAAATGAGAGCTATTGGGTGCTGAGCTTTTTCGAACATCTGGTTCTATGGATATGTGCCTGTACAGCAATCTAGCCAGAATTCTGCAGAGACCTTTTGTAGGACAAATGCAGTGTCACTGTCTGTAATATGCCATTGCTCTTCTTTTTTAAACACCTCACAGCCGTTGGGACTGTTTCACACATTTCATTGTTACCTACATGTTATCTGCTTAAACAGACAGCATTCTTTTTACAGGGAGCTGGTCCCTGAATTGGATTCTTTATTCAGTGTACAGCCAGCATAGTGAGTGGAGCAAAGCGGTGAGGTGTTCACGGTGAGCTAGGTTTCACTATCTCGAGACCTGGGTATTGATAAATGTTACTGAGAATGTACAGAAGGACCCACTCCTTATCTGATTGTAGTCAATGGAAGCGCTATAGACTTCCATAAGAAAGAAATTGGCTTCATAGTTCGCTTCGTCTGTAACATACACCTCAACTGAAGGCACCTGCCCACTAATTGTGAAATCTGTGCACAGCCTTGAACCGACTAAAAGGACTCCCAAAGATTTTGTATGCCCGGAGAGCCATGGCTGCAAAATATATCCATTGGCACCCACTGATAGCCGGAAGTTGTGCCCCATCCGGTAGGACACAGATCTAGCCATGTTTACCCAGGCATTTATGACTTGCAGACTTCATTACTTCATTTCATATCTGGGAAGGAAGCCAAATAAATCTTAAAAAGCTTCAGCTGATACAAAATGCAGCAGCCCATCTGCTCAGCCACAAAAGTCACTGTAAACACATCACCCCTGTGCTCACGGTCACTATACTGGCTGCCCATTCAATAAAGAGTCCTATTCAAGGACCAGCTCtctgtaaaaataaatgtatctgtTTAGGTAAATAACTAGTTAGTTAGAACCAGGAAggtagagccctgcgcggatacaaaatGTGTGTCTGCATCCAATCCGTGAGCTGCAAACATGGTCTGCGGATGTAAAGTGGATATccacggatttgcagggctcCTCAGGTAGGTGACAATGAAATGTGTAAAGTAGAGTTCCAAGTCTGTGAGGTGGTTAAAAAAGGAAGTGCGGTGGTAGATTACAGCCAGTGATACTGCAGTCTCACTGTGAAGAAGCATTTGTGTTACTTTGCAGAAACATAGTGGAATGAAATCAACACACTTCCATAAACAGGGATATGCAGTAGAACTCAAGTAGGACCATCTTTAAATATTATTGCTGGGAGAAGGAAGTAAACAGTGATAATAAAAGGCCTTATAAAATTATACTTTCTATTAATTGCAAAGGCTATGTCAATACAACCTTTTGGTCAAGATTTAAATACTCATGCCAGGAACATGAGcattctggtgcccacagcagcCTGAAGTATCTAAAGCCAGATTAATTCCTGGCATACAGTAATCACTCTGAAATCAGCAACATTACCCCACAGACATGAATTGACTCACATAGTATCTGATGTTACTAGATATGATATTAAAGGTAACATTCATGTGTGCAATGTGTCTGGTTTACTCTTGctataactttgaatttcctgactcaTGTATATTTAAAATCTCAATCAAAAGTTATATTCACATGGGCTTTTACAGTTAatttccttgttttatttttagatggGAGGGACAGATAAATAAAGGAAAGACAttggggaaaaacaaaaggacCAATATGTACATTCCCATTTGAAAGTACAGTTATTAGGTTAATCTAACATAGTCATCCTGTTTTTCCATTTATTGATATTATTACTCAATTGTATTATCATTGTACCTAAGAACCGAGTTCAGAAACcaagaccctgttgtgctaggtgccatacggagagcttacaatctaaggcctggtctacactacgagtttatgttggatttagcagcattaaatctgaattaaccctgcacccgtccacacaacgaagccatttttttgacataaagggctcttaaaactgatttctgtactcctccccaatgaggggattagcgctgaaatcaacatcgccgtttcgaattagggttagtgttgatgcaattcaaaggtattggcctccgggagctatcccacagtgcaccattgtgactgctctggacagcactctgaactcggatgcactggccaggtgtacaggaaaagccccgggaacttttgaatctcatttcctgtttggccaggcgagctcatcagcacaggtgaccatgcagtcccagaatcgaaaacgagctccagcatggaccgaacaggaggtactggatctgatcactgtatggcaagaggaatctgtgctatcagaactacgttccaaaagacgaaatgccaaaatatttcaaaaaatctcagaggccatgagggacagaggctacatcagggatgcagcatagtgccgcgtgaaacttaaggagctcagacaagcgtaccagaaaaccaaagaatcaaacgggcgctccgggacagagccctagacatgccgcttctacactgagctgaatgcaattctagggggggctgccaccactatcccacccctgtccatggactccgaGAATGGGATACTCtctgccatggctgaggattttgcagatggggaagatgaggaggaggacgagcttgaggagagcacacaacacacagttttccccaacagccaggatctttttatcaccctgactgaaataccttcccaacccaacgaagctggagaagggacctctggtgagtgtaccttttaaaatataatacatgttataaaagcaagcgttttatAATGATTAAGTAgtcctgaggacttgggatgcattcgtggccagtattattactggaaaaatctgttaacgtgtctggggatagagtggaaatcttccagggacatctccatgaagctctcctggaggtactctaaaagcctttgcagaaggtttctggggacagcagccttattccgtcctccatggtaggacactttaccatgccatgctagtagcaagtaatctggtatcattgcatgacaaagcctggcagcgtatggtcccagcgtatggcattcaagcaacatccgttctttatctctctgtgttatcctcaggagagtgatattgttcatggtaacctggttgaaataggggaatttgattaaggggacattcagaggtggctgttcctactgagctgtttgcctgtggctaaaaataaatcctccccgcagttagccacgcggtgggagggggggccattggcgctgagctgttcgcgtttggctagcagggatcttccctgataccagccaggcagtggtgggaggggaaaaacgatcatcccagagaattggatgtggggagggggttagtttggtttctgctgctgcacattaacaggaaaactgcagcagtaaatggccaagtcaacgggctttgcttggtatgggaaaggaggggtctgctgttatgaaggttgcagaagccaaaagactatggcttaccatagccgcctgcaagccaaattctgttgcccggccctgcatgtgtgatctctaacaccaaagctgcaggcactcaatataagatgcaaaatgcgaccttgtaccaaaatcacatgtgctatgtaatgtgaatagtgttgttcaccgtgaaagagtatagccattgttctgtaaaatgtatctttttaaatacttcacccCCTTTTCTTCCTCCAGCAGCTACagatgtttcaagcctccctcctccatcccagaggctatctcagataaggcagcgaaaaaaacgcacacacgatgacatgttctctgagctcatgcagtcatccagcactgacagagctgtgtggagggacacaatagcagagtacaggatggtggctgatgaacatgaggagaggtggcggcaggaagatcagaggaggcatgaggaaacgcTGGGGATACTGCGGggtcaaacggacatgctcaggcgtctggtggaggttcaggaacggcagcaggatcacagactgccactgcagcccctgcttaactgccttccctcctccccaagttccatagcctcctcacccagacgcccaagaatgcggggtgggaagctccgggcacccaaccactccaccccagttgACAGCCCaagaaacagaaggctggcattcaacaagttttaaagtggctttttccttccctcctaccctcctcccacaccccacccgggctaccttgtgagttatctccctatttttataatcagttaataaagaatacatgttttttaaacgatagtgactttatttcctttgcaagcaagctgtgatcgaaggcgggAGTGCGGGtgacttacagggaattagagtcaaccaagggggcgggttttcatcaaggagaaacaaacagaagtgtcacacagtaccctggccagtcatgaaactggttttcaaagcttctctgatgcgcaccgcttcctgctgtgctcttgtaaccgccttggtgtctggctgtgcgtattcagcggccaggcgatgtGCATCAACCtgccaccccgccataaacgtctctcccttactctcacagagattgtggagcacacaacaagcagcaataacaatgggataTTGGTTTTgttgaggtctgagcgagtcagtaaactgcgccagcaacccttggaacgtccaaatgcacactctgccaccattctgcacttgctcagcctatagttgaacagctcctgactactgtccagggtgcctgtgtatgacttcatgagccagggcattaaggggtaagctgggtcctcaaggataactattggcatttcaatatccccaacagttattttctggtctgggaagtaaatcctttcctgcagccgtttaaacagaccagagttcctgaagacgcaagcgtcatgaacctttcccggccattccacgctgatgttggtgaaacgtcccttgtgatccaccagtgcttgcagcaccgttgaaaagtaccccttgtggtgtatgtactggctgccctggtggtccggtcccaagatagggatatgtgatccatctatagccccaccacagttagggaatcccattgcagcaaagccatctagtatgacctgcacatttcccagagtcactacctttgatagcagcagctcagtgattgcgttggctacttgcctCACAGCAACCCCctcagtagatttgcccactccaaattgattcccgactgaccggtagctgtctggcgttg
Above is a window of Caretta caretta isolate rCarCar2 chromosome 2, rCarCar1.hap1, whole genome shotgun sequence DNA encoding:
- the LOC142070811 gene encoding uncharacterized protein LOC142070811 isoform X1, which produces MDSENGILSAMAEDFADGEDEEEDELEESTQHTVFPNSQDLFITLTEIPSQPNEAGEGTSAATDVSSLPPPSQRLSQIRQRKKRTHDDMFSELMQSSSTDRAVWRDTIAEYRMVADEHEERWRQEDQRRHEETLGILRGQTDMLRRLVEVQERQQDHRLPLQPLLNCLPSSPSSIASSPRRPRMRGGKLRAPNHSTPVDSPRNRRLAFNKF
- the LOC142070811 gene encoding uncharacterized protein LOC142070811 isoform X2, whose amino-acid sequence is MDSENGILSAMAEDFADGEDEEEDELEESTQHTVFPNSQDLFITLTEIPSQPNEAGEGTSATDVSSLPPPSQRLSQIRQRKKRTHDDMFSELMQSSSTDRAVWRDTIAEYRMVADEHEERWRQEDQRRHEETLGILRGQTDMLRRLVEVQERQQDHRLPLQPLLNCLPSSPSSIASSPRRPRMRGGKLRAPNHSTPVDSPRNRRLAFNKF